The Meiothermus sp. CFH 77666 DNA window CGGTATACCGCTTCACAAAATATGTCAGGGAGCCGTCATGGCCGAGATGAGAAATCTCAAGAAACCCTTTAGGTTGGACTCATAAAGTGAAACTGCGAGAAAATCCCGTCTGGCAAGCAAAAGCGAAAAAAAGTTGGTCTGATGCCAATCCAACCCCCCAAATAAATGAGAGGCGTGACGCCGATTTCTAAGGGAACCTGAGAACTGCCCCCCTACCCTCGAGGAGGTATGGAACGATTATTCCGCCTCCGCATTCCGAGTCTGATCCTGCTATTGGCAGTGTTGGGATTGGGCTGGGCCCAGGCCCCCCGGGTGATGACCCTCAAGGCCACGGCCTACACCTCCTCGGTGCGGGAGACCGACAGCACCCCCTTCATCACCGCTACCGGGGCCCGCACCCGCATCGGCATCATTGCGGTGAGCCGGGACATGCTCCGAGAGCTGCCCTACGGCTCTAAGGTGATGCTCGAGGATCTGGGCACCCCGGCAGGGGTGGGCAAGGGGCGCTTCAACTACCTCTTCAAAGGTCGGGTTTTTGTCGTAGAGGACACCATGCACCCCCGTAAGCGAGAGCGGCTGGACGTGTGGTTGCCGGATCGCAGCACCGCCATCCGCTTTGGGGTGCGCAACGTCCGGGTGACGGTGATCCAGCGAGGCCGGGGGTAGAGTAGTCTGGTGTCAAGGGGCCAGAGCCCAGGGCCAAGAATCACTGGGCTCGTGACTCTAGCGGCTCCTATGCGATGTGTGGGGTCGCAGTTTATTAGGGTACAACGCGCAAAAAGTGAAGTCCGCTCGAGTGGCTGTTAGGATTTCACGAATGCAGCATGGTGCAGTGTAGGCCCTTGACCCTTAACCCTTGACCCTATGCGCTTTGTCTGGTTTCTTGCCCTGCGCCAACTCCGCTACCGCCGCACCCAGAGCCTCATCACACTCCTGGGGGTGGCGGTGGGGATTATGGTGCTCACCACCGCCCTTTCTCTGACCAACGGCTTTATCAAGGGGCTGGTCGAGGCCACCCTCAAGGCGGTGCCTCACCTCTACTTGCAGAGCCTGAACCCCGAGAATAGCCCCGCTCCGTCGGCCAACCCGGAGGTCATCGGGCAAGCACCGGTCTTGCTAACCAAAGCCCTGCTGACCCGCCGGGCCGAGGCAGGCCGCACGGCCGGGGCCGACTTCGCCACCCTGATTGGGCTGGGGGAGGGCGGGCAGGCCGTCTACCCCGACCTCGACCTGTCCCGGCTCAAAGACGGCGGCATCGTTCTGGGCAGTGCGCTGGCCCGCAGCCTGGGCGCCTATCCGGGCGACAGGCTGTTTCTGGTCTCGATCAACCAGAAGCGAATTCAGCTCGAGGTGGTGAGCACCTTCCAGACCGGCAACTATCTGCTCGACGCCGGGTTTGCCTTCACCACCCTGGCCGATACCCGCGAACTCATGGAGCAGCCCAACGCGCTTTCGGGCTATCAGCTTCGCCTGCGCAACCCCGACAAAGCCCCCGAGGTGGGCCTGGCCCTGGCGGGGCGGGCCTACTTCCCCCAGACCTGGCAGTCCAGCAACCGCACCCTTATAGAGCAACTGGCCCTGCAAAAGCGGGTGATCGGGATTGTGGTCTTTTTGATTGTGGTGGTGGCGGCGCTGGGCATGGCCAGCGTGCTGGTGCTCACGGTGATCGAAAAAACCCCCGACATCGCCCTGTTGCGGGTGATGGGGGCGCGGGGAACCCAGGTGGCCGGGGTGTTTGCCCTGCAGGGCCTTATTCTGGGCGCGCTGGGCATTCTGATGGGCAACCTGCTGGGCTGGGGCCTGTCCAGCTATTTCCAGTGGCGCCCGGTGGAAATCCCCGGCGAGCTGTACTTCCTGACCCGCCTGCCGGTGGACATCAAGCCCTCCGACTTTGTGTGGGTCTCAGGCTTTAGCCTGCTGGTGGTGATGCTGGCCTCGCTCCTGCCCCTCTGGCGGGCTTTGCGGATTAAGCCGGGGGAGGTGTTGCGCTAAGTGCCTCCCGCCTATGTTTTGGATAATGGCACGATCGAAAATCATTCGGGTATTGCGCCCGGAGCATGATTTTCTAGCGCAGCCTGGATTCATCTCAAAACCTTATACGGGCGCAACTTAAACCCAGCTCACCGCCCCGAAGGTGTCCTCGCGCCGGGGGCTGGTGGAGAACATCACCACCGGGGTCTGGGTGTAGTCTTCAATCAGGTCGATGAAGCGCTTGACGCTGGCGGGCAGCTGCTCGCGGCTCCCAATGCCCGAGAGGTCGCCCCAGCCGGGGATTTCTTCATACCTCACACTGCCATCCGCAAGGTGCTCGACGCCCACCTTCACGGTGGGGAAGCCCGAGAGCACGTCCAGCTTGGTGATCACCAGCCCGTCGAAGCCGTTGACCTCGCAGGCGTACTTGAGCAGCACCAGGTCGAGCCAGCCGGTGCGCCTTGCCCGCCCGGTGGTCACCCCAAACTCGCCCCCTTTCTGCCTTAAGAACTCGTCTTCTTCGCCGTGGAGCTCGGTGGGGAAGGGGCCGTTGCCCACCCGGGTCGCGTAGGCTTTGGCTACCCCATAGACCTTGTTGATGGCCTTGTGGTTCACCCCGGTGCCCACGATGATGCCCCCCACGGTGGGGTGCGAGCTGGTCACGTAGGGATAGTCGCCGTAGTTGAGGTCGAGTAAAGTGGCCTGGGCCCCCTCGAAGAGCACCTTTTTGCCGTGCTGAATGGCTTCGCGCAGCAGGCGCCCGGTGTCGGCGATGTGGGGGGCCAGAATCTCGCGCATCTGGCCGAGGTCGGCCAGGGCTTTGGCGGGGGTGTCCCAGCCCGCCTCTTTGGTCGAGTTGGGTTTTTCGGTGAGCAGGGTCTCGACCCGTTCTTTCAGCACGGTTTCGTGGAGCAAATCCCCCGCCCGGATGCCCACCCGGCGCGCTCGGTCGGAGTAGGCCGGCCCGATGCCCCGTTTGGTGGTGCCCACGAAATTGTTGCGGGCCTCCACGTGCTTGTGGTGGGGGAGTACCAGATGGGCCTTGTCCGAGACCAGTACTTTGGGCTCTAAGCCCTGGGCGCGGATATTTTGCAT harbors:
- a CDS encoding 3D domain-containing protein; translated protein: MERLFRLRIPSLILLLAVLGLGWAQAPRVMTLKATAYTSSVRETDSTPFITATGARTRIGIIAVSRDMLRELPYGSKVMLEDLGTPAGVGKGRFNYLFKGRVFVVEDTMHPRKRERLDVWLPDRSTAIRFGVRNVRVTVIQRGRG
- a CDS encoding ABC transporter permease; this encodes MRFVWFLALRQLRYRRTQSLITLLGVAVGIMVLTTALSLTNGFIKGLVEATLKAVPHLYLQSLNPENSPAPSANPEVIGQAPVLLTKALLTRRAEAGRTAGADFATLIGLGEGGQAVYPDLDLSRLKDGGIVLGSALARSLGAYPGDRLFLVSINQKRIQLEVVSTFQTGNYLLDAGFAFTTLADTRELMEQPNALSGYQLRLRNPDKAPEVGLALAGRAYFPQTWQSSNRTLIEQLALQKRVIGIVVFLIVVVAALGMASVLVLTVIEKTPDIALLRVMGARGTQVAGVFALQGLILGALGILMGNLLGWGLSSYFQWRPVEIPGELYFLTRLPVDIKPSDFVWVSGFSLLVVMLASLLPLWRALRIKPGEVLR
- a CDS encoding adenylosuccinate synthase, translating into MPGIAIIGAQWGDEGKGKVTDALAENADFVVRYQGGANAGHTVVAQGKTFKLNLLPTGVIHPQATNILGDGMVIDAFRFAEEMQNIRAQGLEPKVLVSDKAHLVLPHHKHVEARNNFVGTTKRGIGPAYSDRARRVGIRAGDLLHETVLKERVETLLTEKPNSTKEAGWDTPAKALADLGQMREILAPHIADTGRLLREAIQHGKKVLFEGAQATLLDLNYGDYPYVTSSHPTVGGIIVGTGVNHKAINKVYGVAKAYATRVGNGPFPTELHGEEDEFLRQKGGEFGVTTGRARRTGWLDLVLLKYACEVNGFDGLVITKLDVLSGFPTVKVGVEHLADGSVRYEEIPGWGDLSGIGSREQLPASVKRFIDLIEDYTQTPVVMFSTSPRREDTFGAVSWV